In Virgibacillus proomii, a single window of DNA contains:
- the tadA gene encoding tRNA adenosine(34) deaminase TadA: protein MKLFDEKMMQTAIQEAKKAAEKNEVPIGAIIVYKNEIIARAYNLRETSQSTLAHAELLAIQQANQKIGSWRLEDCTLYVTLEPCPMCAGAIVQSRIKRVVYGAKDPKAGCAGTLFNLLDDDRFNHQAEVTAGVMEIECAKLLKDFFKDLRQRKKQGS, encoded by the coding sequence ATGAAATTGTTTGATGAAAAAATGATGCAGACCGCCATTCAAGAGGCAAAAAAAGCTGCTGAAAAAAATGAAGTTCCTATCGGAGCTATCATTGTATATAAAAATGAAATCATTGCTAGAGCCTATAATCTTCGGGAGACTTCCCAAAGCACGTTAGCACATGCGGAATTGCTCGCCATCCAACAGGCGAATCAAAAGATTGGTAGTTGGCGTTTAGAAGATTGCACGTTATATGTAACATTAGAGCCATGCCCAATGTGTGCAGGTGCTATTGTCCAGTCACGTATAAAACGGGTCGTCTATGGGGCAAAAGATCCAAAGGCAGGCTGTGCGGGGACACTGTTCAATTTGCTCGATGATGATCGATTTAATCATCAAGCAGAAGTAACAGCAGGAGTAATGGAAATAGAATGTGCTAAATTGTTGAAGGACTTTTTTAAAGATCTTAGGCAACGGAAAAAGCAGGGAAGCTAG
- a CDS encoding cysteine hydrolase family protein — protein sequence MDSSLNRTAVLFVDIMNDFNFNGGDKLLANTKEILPHLISLRTFAIENLLPIIYVNDHYGIWQANFQKIIDHCYNDQNKEIITSMQPSNHDFFLIKPQHSAFFQTPLQSLLSELGKDHLIMAGIAGDICILFTAKDAYMYGYHMHIPKNCIASEEKDSNDYALYLFHSVMKADIKPI from the coding sequence TTGGATTCATCATTAAACCGCACTGCAGTTCTGTTTGTAGATATTATGAATGATTTTAACTTTAATGGTGGGGATAAATTATTAGCTAATACAAAGGAAATACTTCCCCATCTTATTTCTCTAAGAACCTTTGCCATAGAAAATCTGTTGCCTATCATTTATGTTAATGACCATTATGGCATTTGGCAAGCTAACTTTCAAAAAATTATTGATCATTGTTATAACGACCAAAATAAAGAAATTATCACATCCATGCAACCGAGTAATCATGACTTTTTTTTAATTAAACCACAGCACTCTGCTTTTTTTCAAACTCCTTTACAATCCTTGTTATCCGAATTAGGAAAGGATCATCTAATAATGGCTGGAATTGCTGGCGATATTTGTATTTTATTTACAGCGAAAGATGCCTATATGTATGGCTATCATATGCATATACCGAAAAACTGTATAGCTTCTGAAGAAAAAGACAGTAATGATTACGCCTTATATTTATTCCATTCTGTGATGAAAGCAGATATTAAACCAATATAA
- a CDS encoding VanZ family protein — translation MGYLPINLVPFKTMMELFNHDLSVYIIASNLLGNIILTLPIGVFIVYKWKQIKFLHLLCIALAVPILIESIQCILYYIGYGSRSIDIDDVILNMTGILIGYYLSRWTFHLYQMKKDSKQSINSTLKERG, via the coding sequence ATGGGCTATTTACCAATAAATCTAGTTCCTTTTAAAACAATGATGGAACTATTTAACCATGACTTATCTGTGTATATTATTGCCAGTAATTTATTAGGAAATATTATTTTAACTTTACCTATAGGGGTATTTATTGTTTACAAATGGAAACAGATAAAATTCTTACATCTACTATGTATTGCTTTAGCTGTTCCTATCCTGATTGAATCGATTCAATGTATTCTTTATTACATTGGATATGGAAGCAGATCCATTGATATAGATGATGTTATATTAAATATGACGGGAATACTCATTGGCTATTACCTATCACGATGGACATTCCATCTATATCAAATGAAGAAAGATTCTAAGCAGTCAATTAACTCCACTTTGAAAGAAAGAGGTTAA